A DNA window from Dethiosulfovibrio faecalis contains the following coding sequences:
- the gcvT gene encoding glycine cleavage system aminomethyltransferase GcvT — translation MKTPMFQDHVALGGTMVDFGGWDLPVHYAPGIKDEHRNVRIKAGLFDVSHMGEFWITGPDAFPFVQSLVSNDISVMCDGQVQYNMMCYPEGGVVDDLLVYKASNDRFLLVVNASNVDKDFEWVKSHLSGDVKAENASSATAEVALQGPLAQEILQSIVDVDLSEIGFFFFRENVTVAGVNALVSRTGYTGEDGFEVYVDWEEGSKVWNAIMEAGKSFGILPIGLGARDSLRFEACLPLYGHEIDRDITPLEAGLGFFVKLDSSDFIGSEALRKMKSEGLPRKTVALKMVDKGVPRHGYPVSVDGREVGHVTTGGYSPTLEENIALALVEAGSAEVGGKINVVIRGKDKAAEIVKKPFYRKNYKK, via the coding sequence ATGAAAACTCCAATGTTTCAAGATCACGTCGCATTAGGAGGGACGATGGTCGACTTCGGGGGATGGGATCTGCCGGTACATTACGCTCCGGGAATAAAAGACGAGCACCGAAACGTCAGGATCAAGGCCGGTCTTTTCGACGTCTCCCATATGGGAGAGTTCTGGATCACCGGTCCGGACGCTTTTCCCTTCGTGCAGAGCCTGGTATCCAACGATATATCCGTCATGTGCGACGGTCAGGTCCAGTACAACATGATGTGTTACCCCGAGGGAGGAGTTGTCGACGACCTGCTCGTCTATAAGGCATCGAACGACAGGTTCCTGTTGGTGGTCAACGCGTCCAACGTAGATAAGGATTTCGAGTGGGTGAAATCCCACCTTTCTGGAGACGTCAAGGCAGAGAACGCTTCCTCAGCTACGGCCGAAGTCGCCCTGCAGGGGCCCTTGGCTCAGGAGATCCTCCAGTCCATAGTGGACGTCGATCTGTCGGAGATAGGCTTTTTCTTCTTCAGGGAGAACGTCACGGTGGCAGGGGTCAATGCCCTTGTCTCCCGTACGGGCTATACCGGAGAGGACGGTTTCGAGGTCTACGTGGACTGGGAAGAGGGCTCTAAGGTTTGGAACGCCATTATGGAGGCTGGGAAGTCTTTCGGTATATTGCCGATAGGACTCGGGGCCAGGGATAGCCTGCGTTTTGAGGCCTGCCTCCCTCTTTACGGTCATGAGATAGACAGGGATATTACCCCTCTGGAGGCCGGACTGGGTTTCTTCGTAAAGCTGGATAGTTCGGATTTCATAGGGTCAGAGGCTCTGAGGAAGATGAAGTCCGAAGGCCTTCCGAGAAAGACGGTCGCACTGAAGATGGTGGACAAAGGGGTTCCCCGCCACGGTTATCCCGTATCGGTCGATGGTAGAGAGGTCGGTCACGTTACGACCGGTGGTTATTCTCCTACATTAGAGGAGAACATAGCCCTTGCCCTAGTGGAGGCTGGCTCCGCCGAGGTCGGGGGGAAGATTAACGTCGTGATAAGAGGCAAGGATAAGGCGGCGGAAATTGTAAAGAAGCCTTTTTACAGAAAAAATTATAAAAAGTAG
- a CDS encoding alanine/glycine:cation symporter family protein gives MDQLMSIVQAINGILWGKLLIVLLCGTGLYYTLRLRFVQIRKFGAVIKQTFGGLTLCGEKADAEGMTSFQSLATAIAAQVGTGNLAGAATAIAAGGPGAIFWMWIAAFFGMGTIFAEAVLAQTYKVRDDHGQVTGGPAYYIRDGFGSKWLAGFFSVTIILALGFIGNMVQSNSIADAFNSAFGIPTLYVGIGVAILGALIFFGGIGRIASFTEKVVPIMAVLYLLGGLYILITQAANFIPAVKMIFVGAFDPRAATGGLIGVGVKEAVRYGVARGLFSNEAGMGSTPHAHAVAKVKHPAQQGLVAIMGVFIDTFIVLNMTALVIFATGAIDGQTTGIALTQRAFELGLGSFGNPFIAICLLFFAFSTIIGWYFFGEANIKFLFGSKGLTPYRILVMLFIVLGATLKVSLVWELADMFNGLMVLPNLIALIGLAKVVSRALDDFESDGTLKTK, from the coding sequence ATGGATCAGCTTATGAGCATCGTGCAGGCAATCAACGGAATTCTCTGGGGTAAACTTCTCATCGTGCTCCTCTGCGGTACCGGTCTCTACTACACTCTGAGGCTTCGTTTCGTCCAGATCAGGAAGTTCGGTGCGGTTATCAAACAGACCTTCGGAGGTCTGACCCTCTGCGGCGAGAAGGCGGACGCCGAGGGGATGACGTCCTTTCAGTCTCTGGCTACCGCTATCGCTGCTCAGGTGGGAACGGGAAATCTTGCCGGTGCCGCCACTGCCATAGCTGCCGGTGGCCCCGGTGCCATATTTTGGATGTGGATTGCCGCCTTTTTCGGCATGGGGACGATCTTCGCAGAGGCCGTTCTGGCTCAGACCTACAAGGTCAGAGACGATCACGGACAGGTGACAGGAGGTCCCGCTTACTACATAAGGGATGGATTCGGTAGCAAATGGTTGGCCGGATTTTTCTCGGTAACGATAATCCTCGCCTTGGGCTTCATCGGCAATATGGTCCAGTCCAACTCCATAGCCGACGCCTTCAACAGCGCTTTCGGAATTCCGACCCTCTATGTGGGAATAGGCGTCGCCATCCTGGGCGCGTTGATCTTCTTCGGCGGGATCGGACGCATAGCCTCCTTTACCGAAAAGGTAGTTCCCATCATGGCCGTCCTTTATCTTCTAGGCGGTCTCTATATACTGATAACCCAGGCGGCCAACTTTATCCCCGCCGTTAAGATGATTTTCGTGGGTGCCTTCGACCCCAGAGCCGCTACCGGCGGTCTTATCGGAGTCGGCGTCAAGGAAGCGGTTCGTTACGGTGTGGCCAGGGGGCTGTTCTCCAACGAGGCGGGCATGGGGTCCACTCCTCACGCTCACGCCGTAGCCAAGGTGAAGCATCCTGCCCAGCAGGGACTGGTGGCTATCATGGGCGTCTTCATCGATACCTTCATAGTGTTGAACATGACCGCTTTGGTCATCTTCGCGACCGGCGCCATCGATGGTCAGACTACCGGTATCGCCCTGACCCAGAGGGCTTTCGAGCTGGGGCTCGGTTCCTTCGGGAATCCCTTCATCGCTATCTGCCTCCTGTTCTTCGCCTTCTCCACGATAATAGGCTGGTATTTCTTCGGAGAGGCCAACATAAAGTTTCTCTTCGGTTCCAAGGGACTGACCCCCTACAGGATCCTGGTTATGTTGTTCATAGTTCTAGGCGCTACATTGAAAGTCAGTCTTGTGTGGGAATTGGCCGATATGTTCAACGGTCTGATGGTTCTTCCGAACCTCATCGCCCTAATCGGGCTGGCGAAGGTCGTCAGCAGGGCCTTGGACGATTTCGAGTCGGACGGTACTTTGAAGACGAAATAG
- the gcvPA gene encoding aminomethyl-transferring glycine dehydrogenase subunit GcvPA gives MRYIPNTDDQRSEMLRTIGAGSVDDLFSDLPASAVLEGKLDLPEPMSEMGLMKHLNELAGRNVDACSQACFLGAGVYDHFLPLVVDHLISRQEFTTSYTPYQPEISQGTLQAIFEYQSMVCSLTGMEVANASMYDGATSIAEAAFMACASTKRNVVLVARSVHPHGRAVLETYASLKGVTVKEIGYSDGTLDMGDLKGNLSDEVAAVIVQSPNFFGSLEDLKALADEAHGVKALFIAVSDLLALSVLEAPGRLGADVVVGDGQSVGNAMNFGGPHFGFFATTQKLMRKMPGRIVGETLDRNGKKCYVLTLQAREQHIRREKASSNICSNHSLNALASAVHLSLMGLSGMKEAANQSLLKAAYGKERLIETGSFRSAFDGPFFREFVVFSDEAPRSINERLLSEGMIGGYDLSNDYPELENAWLVAVTEKRTKDEIDRFVSVARGE, from the coding sequence ATGAGATATATACCGAATACCGATGACCAACGGTCGGAGATGTTGAGGACCATCGGCGCAGGGTCGGTAGACGATCTCTTCTCCGATCTTCCCGCCTCCGCCGTATTGGAGGGAAAACTCGATCTTCCAGAACCGATGTCGGAGATGGGGCTGATGAAACATCTCAACGAGCTGGCGGGGAGAAACGTCGACGCCTGTTCCCAAGCGTGTTTTCTCGGAGCCGGAGTCTACGATCATTTCCTCCCTCTGGTGGTGGATCACCTCATCTCCAGACAGGAGTTCACCACCAGTTACACGCCCTATCAGCCCGAGATCAGCCAGGGGACGCTACAGGCCATATTCGAGTATCAGTCCATGGTGTGTTCTCTCACGGGCATGGAGGTGGCAAATGCCTCCATGTACGACGGGGCCACCTCAATAGCAGAGGCTGCCTTTATGGCCTGCGCCTCCACCAAGAGGAACGTTGTCTTGGTCGCCCGATCGGTTCATCCCCACGGCAGAGCCGTTCTGGAGACCTATGCCAGCCTTAAAGGGGTTACGGTCAAGGAGATCGGCTATTCCGACGGCACTTTGGACATGGGAGATCTCAAGGGGAACCTCTCCGACGAGGTCGCCGCAGTGATAGTCCAGTCCCCCAATTTCTTCGGCTCCCTGGAGGACCTGAAAGCCCTAGCCGACGAGGCCCACGGCGTTAAGGCCCTGTTCATCGCTGTGTCGGACCTTCTGGCTCTGTCTGTCCTTGAGGCTCCCGGCAGGCTGGGTGCCGACGTGGTAGTGGGCGACGGTCAGAGCGTTGGGAACGCAATGAATTTCGGGGGCCCCCATTTCGGATTTTTCGCCACGACTCAGAAACTGATGCGCAAGATGCCCGGGCGTATAGTGGGGGAGACCCTGGACCGCAACGGTAAGAAGTGCTATGTCCTGACTCTTCAGGCCAGAGAGCAGCATATCCGTAGGGAGAAAGCGTCGTCCAACATATGTTCGAATCACAGCCTGAACGCCCTAGCCTCGGCGGTGCATCTGTCCCTTATGGGGCTGTCCGGCATGAAAGAGGCGGCGAACCAGTCTCTTCTAAAGGCTGCCTATGGAAAGGAGAGGCTTATCGAAACCGGATCGTTCCGTTCCGCCTTCGACGGGCCCTTCTTCAGGGAGTTCGTGGTCTTTTCCGACGAGGCTCCCAGGTCGATAAACGAGAGGCTCCTCTCTGAGGGTATGATCGGAGGCTACGATCTTTCCAACGACTATCCTGAGCTGGAAAATGCCTGGCTGGTGGCAGTTACGGAAAAACGAACCAAGGACGAGATAGACCGTTTCGTATCAGTAGCGAGGGGGGAGTAG
- the gcvH gene encoding glycine cleavage system protein GcvH: protein MAEIKAGLKYTKEHEWIKVEGEKGYVGISDYAQNAMGDIVFVELPEVGQDVSAGGDLCVVESVKGANDVYSPASGKIAEVNEDLEDSPEKINEDPYGSWIALVELSDLSELDGLMNEEAYRSYCEGLE from the coding sequence ATGGCCGAGATCAAAGCAGGACTTAAGTACACCAAGGAGCACGAGTGGATAAAGGTGGAGGGAGAGAAGGGCTACGTAGGCATCTCCGATTACGCCCAAAACGCCATGGGAGATATCGTATTCGTAGAGCTTCCAGAGGTTGGTCAGGATGTGTCGGCCGGAGGAGATCTCTGCGTGGTCGAGTCCGTCAAGGGAGCCAACGACGTCTACTCTCCTGCTTCCGGAAAGATAGCCGAGGTCAACGAGGATCTGGAGGACTCGCCGGAGAAGATCAACGAAGATCCCTACGGGAGTTGGATAGCCTTGGTGGAACTGAGCGACCTGTCCGAGTTGGACGGTCTGATGAACGAAGAGGCCTATCGTAGCTATTGCGAAGGGCTGGAGTAG